A stretch of Bacillota bacterium DNA encodes these proteins:
- a CDS encoding methyltransferase produces MMNSRERVVRALNHQVPDRVPIDFDSTPVSGMHVTCVAALRDYYGLEKRPVKIHEPFQMLGQIEDDLRDAIGIDVIGVNGRNTMFGFPNENWKSWRFNGLEVLVPEKFNTTTDEAGNTYIYPAGDLNSPPSGKMPEGGYYFDAIIRQEPIDEEALNPEDNLEEYQPISDEDLTYFENAIKDAAAKGKAVIANFGGTGLGDIALVPGPGLRYPKGIRDVQEWYISTVTRREYIHQVFAKQTEIALENLAKLNQRIGGLVDVVFVCGTDFGTQVSTFCSEKTFRELWLPYYRRINQWIHRNTRWKTFKHSCGAIEPFINAFIEAGFDILNPVQCSAAGMDPELLKSKYGDRVVFWGGGVDTQRTLPFGTPREVRDQVLRRCEIFSKNGGFVFNAIHNVQANTPIANIVAMIDAVHEFNGDR; encoded by the coding sequence ATGATGAATTCTAGGGAAAGAGTTGTAAGGGCATTGAATCACCAGGTGCCTGATAGGGTGCCGATTGATTTCGACAGTACGCCTGTCTCCGGCATGCATGTAACCTGTGTAGCTGCTTTACGGGATTATTATGGCCTGGAAAAGCGGCCGGTCAAGATTCATGAGCCATTTCAAATGTTAGGCCAGATCGAGGATGATTTAAGAGACGCTATTGGTATTGATGTCATTGGTGTGAACGGACGAAATACTATGTTCGGCTTTCCCAATGAAAATTGGAAGTCTTGGAGATTCAATGGTTTGGAAGTACTTGTTCCGGAGAAGTTCAATACCACCACTGATGAGGCAGGGAATACTTATATTTATCCGGCCGGTGATTTAAACTCTCCTCCCAGTGGGAAAATGCCGGAAGGCGGTTATTACTTTGATGCGATCATCCGCCAGGAGCCAATTGACGAAGAGGCGTTGAACCCCGAGGATAACCTGGAAGAATATCAACCGATTTCCGATGAGGATCTGACCTATTTTGAAAATGCCATTAAAGACGCTGCAGCCAAAGGGAAGGCTGTCATCGCCAATTTCGGCGGCACCGGTTTGGGGGATATCGCCCTTGTACCTGGACCGGGTTTGAGATATCCCAAGGGAATCCGGGATGTCCAGGAATGGTATATTTCCACTGTGACGCGCCGGGAATATATTCATCAAGTCTTCGCGAAGCAAACCGAGATTGCGCTGGAAAATCTGGCCAAACTCAATCAAAGGATCGGCGGCTTGGTGGATGTGGTATTTGTCTGCGGCACGGATTTTGGAACCCAGGTCAGCACATTTTGCTCGGAAAAGACATTTCGGGAATTATGGCTGCCTTATTATCGACGGATTAACCAGTGGATTCATCGAAATACGCGATGGAAGACGTTCAAACATAGTTGTGGGGCCATCGAACCTTTTATTAATGCCTTCATTGAAGCGGGGTTTGATATCTTAAACCCTGTTCAGTGCTCGGCGGCGGGGATGGACCCTGAGCTCTTGAAAAGCAAATATGGGGACCGGGTTGTATTTTGGGGCGGCGGGGTTGATACGCAGAGGACGTTACCCTTTGGCACGCCGCGAGAGGTCCGGGATCAGGTTTTGCGACGCTGTGAAATCTTCTCGAAAAACGGTGGTTTTGTATTCAATGCCATTCACAATGTTCAGGCGAATACCCCGATCGCCAATATCGTGGCCATGATTGATGCGGTCCATGAGTTCAACGGGGATAGGTAA